The proteins below come from a single Solea solea chromosome 6, fSolSol10.1, whole genome shotgun sequence genomic window:
- the sdc4 gene encoding syndecan-4 — translation MMHLFLLVILSAASVFSESVRETETWMPMKTTQTVAMVTHQNRMESSGDFGFADDNEDDDDDDSYDDNDNDDYDKGYDDYYDEEDEDEFSGSGDGETTVSPKQAPEPSAKPDANDNKIPEVERPERPAVNEVEIVQNSNEIPLLRNKEPAEGGEEFPSNVLMAHASDDSIFNKTEVLAAVIAGCAVGLMFAVLLILLLIYRMKKKDEGSYDLGKKPIYKKAPTTEIYA, via the exons ATGAtgcacctcttcctcctcgtcatcCTCTCTGCTGCCTCCGTTTTCTCAGAGTCG GTTCGGGAGACGGAGACATGGATGCCCATGAAGACCACGCAGACCGTCGCCATGGTGACACACCAAAACCGCATGGAGTCGTCGGGCGACTTCGGCTTCGCGGACGACAACGAagatgacgacgatgacgacaGCTACGACGACAATGACAACGACGACTATGACAAAGGCTATGACGATTACTACGAcgaagaggacgaggacgagtTTTCCGGCTCTGGAGACGGAG AAACAACCGTGTCACCGAAGCAAGCCCCAGAACCGTCAGCCAAG CCCGACGCCAACGACAACAAGATCCCAGAGGTGGAGCGTCCCGAGAGACCGGCCGTCAACGAGGTGGAAATCGTCCAGAACAGCAACGAAATCCCACTGCTGCGGAACAAGGAGCCAGCAGAGGGCGGCGAGGAGTTTCCCTCCAACGTCCTGATGGCCCACGCCAGCGACGACAGCATCTTCAACAAGACGGAGGTCCTCGCAG CTGTGATCGCCGGCTGCGCCGTCGGCCTGATGTTCGccgtcctcctcatcctcctcctcatctacCGCATGAAGAAGAAGGACGAGGGCAGCTACGACCTGGGGAAGAAGCCCATCTACAAGAAGGCGCCCACCACAGAGATCTACGCGTAG